The following proteins come from a genomic window of Parambassis ranga chromosome 4, fParRan2.1, whole genome shotgun sequence:
- the fryl gene encoding protein furry homolog-like isoform X3, whose protein sequence is MKRLGLLAMGHTIEEDPVRGEEPVTKVDPQMGSSRSARSNQTRLRASAPVSSSVSRRRAPSSVTPLSWEKHNITAMSSITIDPELKPGEFVIKSLFAEFAVLAEKKIEMVMAEPLEKPLSRSLQRGEDAQFDQLISSMSSIAEHCLPSLLRTLFDWYRRQSGTEDESYEYRPRSSTKSKGDEQHRDKDYLLERRDLAIDFIFCLVSVEVLKQIPLHPVPDVLVHEVLNLAFKHFKHKEGYCGPNTGNVHIIADLYAEVIGVLTQSKFQAVRKKFITELKELRQKEQSPYIVQSIISLIMGMKFFRVKMYPVEDFEASFQFMQECAQYFLEVKDKDIKHALAGLFVEILIPVAAAVKNEVNVPCLKTFVEMLYQTTFDLSSRKKHSLALYPLVTCLLCVSQKQFFLNNWHIFLQNCLSHLKMPSNNSIRKQIETLQNKDPKMSRVALESLYRLLWVYIIRIKCESNTVTQSRLLSIVSALFPKGSRSVVPRDTPLNIFVKIIQFIAQERLDFAMKEIIYDLLCVGKSHKTFTINPERMNIGLRAFLVIADSLQQKDGEPPMPTTGIIMPSGNTLRVKKIFLNTTLTDEEAKVIGMSLYYPQVRKALDNILRHLDKEVGRSMSMTSVQMSNKEPEDMITGERKPKIDLFRTCVAAIPRLIPDGMSRQDLIELLAKLTIHMDEELRGLAFTTLQALMVDFPEWREDVLSGFAYFIVREVTDVHPTLLDNAVKMLLQLISQWRQAVQSSNKSHDAQVSSSGHSLSLERNLPLGVLHVVEGLALVVLCSCRPATRKLAVNVLKEVRALHTALGIGKGDEELAIDVMDRLSASVLESFIHLTGADQTNLLYCPSGIDLQTLAEWSSSPISHQFDVVSPSHIWVFAHVTQGQDPWVISFSSYLRQENLPKHCPTALNYAWMFAYTRLQLLSPQVDINSPINAKKVNSLNSSDSYIGLWRNYLILCCSCASSSPSMCSSSSTSGSVRCSPPETLASTPDSGYSYDSKIVGTPSPSSLFKHIVPMMRSESMDITESLVLGLGRTNPVAFRELIEELNPIIKEALERRPENMKRRRRRDILRVQLVRIFELLADAGVISQIASGGLDVESHSLNSTLLEYVDLTRQLLEAENDKDSDTLKDIRCHFSALVANIIQNVPVHQRRTIFPQQSLRHSLFMLFSHWAGPFSIMFTPLDRYSDRNMQINRHQYCALKAMSAVLCCGPVADNVGLSSDGYLYKWLDNILDSQDKKVHQLGCEAVMLLLELNPDQSNLMFWAVDRCYTGSRRVAAGCFRAIANVFHNRDYQFDTVVLLNLILFKAADSSRDIYEVAMQLLQILEPKLFRYAHKLEIQRTDGILTPPSPLPHLYSVSYYQLSEELARTYPELTLPIFSEVSQRIQTAHPGGRQVMLHYLLPWMNNVELVDFKPTIRRPEDCGSGEDEEDVQDRESMMVNSRRWLRGEGWGSPRATTMVLNNLMFMTAKYGDEFAWSEIENVWTTLADSWPKNLKIILHFLISMSGVNSDPSLLPYVKRVVVYLGRDKTMQLLEELMCELELTDPVSSAVTHMDNPPYYRITSSYKIPSVTSGTTSSSNTIVPGTNGHHDSKIKDSNMEDSYTHLDIYSGLNSNLNRQHHRLESRYSSSSGGSYEDEKSDSMPLYANWRLKVMDHNQPEPLPFPPTGGCWSPLVDYLPETNTPAVPLHRCNIAVILLTDLIVDHGVKVEWSAYLHLLLHAVFIGFDHHHPEVYEHCKRLLLHLLIVQGANSSVQSVAMVLLRNRDYNDPRVLTVKPVAPEFNLTVVPTGVQELLPDCQPSPMTDSGLSSSSTSSSISLGAGGTALSHLSPTLLSEVDVTAEQDEKAKALIEFITSRKRGPLWNHEDVSPKNPNIKSADQLSVFVRHVMTVFKHSQTGFQLESLLSEIALRTALSCSSRHYAGRSFQIFRALKQPLTPATLSDILSRLVETVGDPGEEAQGFVIELLLTLESGIDTLADTVKNYDLLTALSQTSTRDHLLGPKFAANRKSTGQLNLNSSGLLHYVHTRSNSLRASLMGERKADRRRCNTLDIADRLGGSHGNLARTRSLSSLGGGGNPCGDTIPPVDPSNLMATVFWIAASLLESDYEFEYLLALRLLNKLLGQLPLERADSRERLEMVQAKLKWYNFPGLLQLFLKGFTSASTQELTIHLLSKLISVSRHTLVDPSQVAGFPLNILCLLPHLIQHFDSPTPFCKETADKIAKVCADEKSATLSNLAHMMSLYSTHSYSRDCNNWINVVCRYLHDAFAEKTLNLVTYLAELLEKGLPGMQQSLLQIIYSLLSHIDLSAAPVKQFNLEIMKIIGKYVQSPHWKEAQNILKLVVSRSASLVVPDDVQRSYSTESCGSPEIAFTRIFNNSSKELPGKTLDFHFDISETPIIGHKYGDQRTAAGRNGKPQVIAVTRSTSSTSSGSNSNGLVQVSWKRPQLSQRRTRERLMNVLSLCGPESGMPKNPSVRLLSYSKASDKVVFSSNEDLDSSDQQTSLIPTVEEVVREEEVQGEDTGSEQQFGVFKDFDFLDVELEDAEGESMDNFNWGVRRRSLESMDKGDTPSLQECQYTGSTPSLNLTNHEDTDESSEEELNSDSATDETASNHVDSLQQSQESSSSAVTEEATVLPSVPSLPRLDSPILEMTHSDSTSSQLPEDAVSMTAADELSSSVSEDTGFCSAPPLPSDPPELCDIPDSQDLQDTQDHQDTQDPPEDLDPAPPPPPAIDTPPGSLCEEEPQTVLPLCLHIPPDTNPDLDPDSTCGSVWEEDVTQALKELDERCEEEEADFSGMSSQDEGDADGFPEIQASPPPSPFLSAILAAFQPVAYDNEEDAWRCHVNQMLSDTDGSSAVYTFHVFSRLFQGIQRKFGSITHASVRFLGERLQRMGNQFLSSLEVMTSCSQCPTVLLDAETLVSCGLLETLKFSVLELQEHLDTYNAKREAAELWLENCRKTFGDKDSNQRPNTHAQQMENLAELELCRRLYKLHFQLLLLFQAYCKLISRVDTIKREAEVTNMSEELTILESCLKEAETGNDGQEDVCMSDNAQTNTETAIQSLIETLRARDFSSALTQVKVFRSLWPNDIFGNETDNAVQTLLHIYFRHQTLGQTGCLAVVGPNRDLSQASTRLMELNLQIREALSQAQACQAHTTMVSTGL, encoded by the exons TTAATAAGCTCTATGAGCTCAATAGCAGAACACTGTTTGCCCTCCCTACTGCGCACACTGTTTGACTGGTACCGACGGCAGAGTGGCACTGAAGATGAGTCTTACGAGTACAGGCCTCGCTCTAGTACAAAGTCTAAAGG AGATGAACAGCATCGGGATAAGGATTACCTTCTAGAACGACGAGACTTAGCCATagatttcattttttgtttagtCTCAGTTGAAGTTCTAAAACAG ATTCCACTTCATCCAGTGCCAGATGTTTTAGTACATGAAGTTCTAAACCTGGCATTCAAGCACTTTAAACACAAAGAGGG GTACTGTGGCCCCAACACTGGCAATGTACACATCATCGCAGACCTGTATGCTGAGGTCATAGGGGTTCTTACACAGTCAAA GTTTCAGGCGGTCAGGAAGAAGTTCATCACAGAACTTAAGGAGCTGAGGCAAAAAGAGCAGAGTCCCTACATTGTCCAGAGCATTATCAGTCTCATCATGGGCATGAAGTTCTTTCGGGTTAAAATGTATCCTGTGGAGGATTTTGAGGCTTCTTTTCAGTTCATGCAG GAATGTGCCCAGTATTTCCTGGAAGTCAAGGATAAGGACATAAAGCACGCTCTAGCAGGCCTTTTTGTTGAGATTCTCATCCCTGTCGCAGCT GCGGTAAAAAATGAAGTCAACGTGCCATGCCTGAAAACCTTCGTGGAGATGCTCTACCAGACCACATTCGACCTTAGCTCCAGAAAGAAGCACTCTTTG GCTCTTTATCCCTTGGTGACATGCTTGCTCTGTGTCAGCCAAAAGCAGTTCTTCCTCAACAACTGGCACATCTTCCTCCAGAACTGCCTCTCGCACCTGAAG ATGCCGTCTAACAACAGCATCCGAAAGCAGATTGAGACGCTGCAG AACAAAGATCCTAAAATGTCTCGTGTAGCATTGGAGTCCCTCTACAGATTGCTCTGGGTCTACATTATCAGGATCAAGTGTGAAAGTaacactgtcacacagag tCGACTACTCAGCATCGTTTCAGCACTTTTCCCCAAAGGCTCCCGCAGTGTGGTGCCTAGAGACACACCTCTCAACATCTTTGTCAAGATCATCCAGTTCATAGCTCAG GAAAGGCTGGACTTTGCTATGAAGGAGATTATCTATGACCTCCTCTGTGTTGGCAAGTCTCACAAAACCTTTACCATCAATCCAGAG AGGATGAATATTGGTCTGCGAGCCTTTTTGGTGATTGCTgacagtctacagcagaaagaTGGGGAGCCTCCAATGCCCACCACAGGCATCATCATGCCCTCTGGCAACACCTTGCGTGTCAAAAAGATATTCCTTAACACCACACTCACTGATGAAGAAGCAAAAGTCATTG GCATGTCGCTGTACTACCCACAGGTGAGAAAAGCCTTGGACAACATCCTACGTCACCTGGATAAAGAAGTGGGGCGCTCCATGAGCATGACCAGTGTACAGATGTCCAACAAGGAGCCTGAGGACATGATCAC aggagaaagaaagccAAAGATTGATCTGTTCCGTACATGCGTGGCTGCCATCCCAAGACTAATACCAGATGGCATGAGCAGACAAGACCTAATAGAGCTTCTCGCCAA GCTCACCATTCACATGGATGAGGAGCTGCGTGGCCTGGCCTTTACCACTCTTCAGGCCCTGATGGTGGATTTCCCAGAGTGGCGGGAGGATGTACTTTCAGGATTTGCTTACTTCATAGTCAGAGAAGTGACTGATGTTCACCCCACTCTTCTTGACAATGCTGtcaaaatgctgctgcagctcatcagcCAGTGGAGGCaggcagtgcagagcagcaatAAGAGTCATGATGCACAG GTGTCAAGCAGTGGCCATTCTCTGTCATTGGAGCGTAACCTTCCATTAGGGGTGCTCCATGTGGTGGAAGGTTTGGCATTAGTGGTGCTTTGTAGCTGCCGCCCTGCCACTCGCAAGCTAGCGGTTAACGTCCTCAAGGAGGTGCGcgcactgcacactgctttGGGCATTGGAAAG GGAGATGAAGAACTGGCTATTGATGTAATGGATAGGCTAAGTGCATCAGTGTTGGAGAGCTTCATTCATCTCACAGGAGCAGACCAG ACCAACCTGCTGTATTGCCCTAGTGGGATTGATCTTCAGACACTGGCAGAGTGGAGCTCATCTCCCATTAGCCACCAGTTTGATGTAGTGAGCCCTTCACACATCTGGGTGTTTGCCCATGTCACTCAGGGCCAGGACCCCTGGGTCATCAGCTTCTCCAGCTACCTGCGACAAGAGAATCTACCCAAACATTGCCCCACTGCTCTCAACTATGCCTGGATGTTTGCCTACACccgcctgcagctgctgtcaccACAAGTGGATATAAA TAGCCCCATCAATGCCAAGAAAGTAAACAGTCTGAACAGCAGTGACTCCTACATTGGCCTGTGGAGGAACTACCTgattctctgctgcagctgtgcctCTTCGTCGCCCTCCATGTGttcctcatcctccacctctGGCTCCGTCCGTTGCTCCCCGCCTGAGACGCTGGCGTCCACGCCGGACAGCGGCTACAGTTATGATTCAAAG ATCGTTGGCACTCCGTCCCCCTCTTCCCTGTTTAAACACATTGTTCCAATGATGCGCTCTGAGAGCATGGACATCACAGAGTCTCTTGTGTTGGGGCTTGGCAGGACCAACCCCGTGGCCTTCAG AGAGCTGATAGAGGAGTTAAATCCCATCATCAAAGAGGCTCTAGAACGAAGACCTGAA AACATGAAGCGACGCAGGCGTCGTGACATCCTCAGGGTCCAGCTGGTTCGGATATTTGAGctacttgctgatgctggtgtcATCAGTCAAAT AGCCAGTGGAGGGTTAGATGTAGAGAGCCACTCTCTGAACAGTACACTGCTTGAGTATGTGGATCTGACCAGGCAGTTGCTTGAGGCTGAAAATGACAAGGactctgacacactgaaggACATTCGCTGTCACTTCAGTGCACTTGTTGCCAATATCATTCAGAATGTTCCAG TACATCAAAGGAGGACCATCTTCCCACAGCAGTCATTGAGACACAGTCTGTTCATGCTGTTCAGTCATTGGGCTGGGCCTTTCAGTATCATGTTCACTCCCTTGGATCGCTATAGCGACAGAAATATGCAGATCAACCGGCATCAGTACTGTGCACTAAAG gccatgtctgcagtgttgtgttgtggaCCTGTAGCGGACAATGTTGGCCTCTCCTCTGATGGCTACCTCTACAAGTGGCTGGACAACATCCTGGACTCTCAGGACAAGAAG GTTCATCAGCTGGGATGTGAGGCAGTGATGCTGCTCCTGGAGCTGAATCCAGACCAGAGCAACCTCATGTTTTGGGCTGTAGACCGCTGTTACACTGGCTCCCGTCGTGTAGCTGCAGGCTGCTTTAGGGCCATCGCTAACGTTTTTCACAACAG GGATTACCAATTTGACACTGTGGTGCTGCTGAACCTTATCCTGTTCAAGGCAGCTGATTCTTCCAGGGATATCTATGAAGTGGCCATGCAGCTGTTACAG ATCCTGGAACCCAAGCTCTTCCGTTATGCCCACAAATTGGAGATCCAGCGAACGGATGGCATCCTGACCCCTCCCTCACCACTGCCACACCTCTACTCTGTGTCTTACTACCAGCTGTCTGAGGAGCTTGCACGGACATATCCAGAGCTCACTCTTCCCATCTTCTCAG AGGTGAGCCAGCGTATCCAAACAGCGCATCCTGGTGGTCGTCAAGTAATGTTGCACTATCTCCTACCTTGGATGAATAACGTGGAGCTGGTTGATTTTAAACCAACCATACGGCGACCAGAAGACTGCGGCAGtggtgaagatgaggaggatgtgCAGGACCGTGAAAGTATGATGGTCAACAGCCGGCGCTGGCTCCGCGGAGAGGGTTGGGGATCCCCCCGTGCAACAACGATGGTGCTAAACAACCTCATGTTCATGACCGCCAAG TATGGGGATGAGTTTGCCTGGTCAGAGATTGAGAATGTATGGACCACATTAGCCGACAGTTGGCCAAAGAACCTCAAAATCATTCTACATTTCCTCATCAGTATGTCGGGTGTCAACAGTGACCCCAGCCTCTTGCCCTAT GTGAAACGAGTGGTGGTTTACTTGGGCAGAGATAAGACTatgcagctgctggaggagttGATGTGTGAGCTTGAGCTGACTGATCCTGTTAGCTCGGCTGTCACTCATATGGACAACCCCCCCTATTACCGCATCACCTCCAGTTACAAGATCCCCTCAGTCACCTCAG GAACAACCTCCAGCAGCAATACCATAGTGCCAGGAACCAATGGTCATCATGACAGCAAGATAAAAGATTCCAATATGGAAGACAG TTACACACACTTGGATATCTACAGTGGTCTCAATAGCAACTTGAACCGCCAGCACCACCGCCTGGAATCTcgttacagcagcagctctggggGCTCATATGAAGATGAGAAGA GTGACTCCATGCCACTTTATGCTAACTGGCGTTTGAAAGTGATGGATCACAATCAGCCAGAGCCTCTCCCCTTCCCACCAACAGGAGGCTGCTGGTCTCCCCTCGTGGACTACTTACCAGAGACAAATACCCCAGCTGTACCACTCCACAG ATGTAACATTGCAGTCATCCTGCTGACAGACCTCATTGTGGACCATGGGGTCAAAGTAGAGTGGAGCGCCTACTTGCACCTCCTGCTGCATGCAGTTTTTATAG GGTTTGATCACCACCACCCAGAGGTCTACGAGCATTGTAAACGGCTGCTGCTTCATCTGCTTATTGTCCAGGGTGCAAATAGCAGTGTTCAGTCTGTGGCTATGGTGCTTTTACGTAACAGAGACTATAATGATCCGAGGGTCCTGACTGTGAAGCCAGTTGCTCCAGAGTTcaacctcacag tTGTTCCCACAGGAGTGCAGGAGTTGTTGCCAGACTGTCAGCCCTCACCTATGACAGACTCCGGCCTCAGTTCGAGCTCTACTTCCTCCAGTATAAGCCTTGGAGCCGGAGGTACCGCACTGTCACACCTGTCCCCAACACTTCTCAGTGAGGTAGATGTCACCGCAGAACAAGACGAGAAGGCCAAAGCCCTAATTGAGTTCATCACTTCAAG AAAGCGGGGTCCGCTCTGGAATCACGAGGATGTGTCGCCTAAGAATCCCAACATCAAGAGCGCTGACCAGCTGAGTGTTTTTGTCAGACATGTGATGACTGTCTTTAAACATTCCCAGACAG GTTTCCAACTGGAGTCTTTGCTGAGTGAAATAGCACTTAGGACAGCTCTGTCTTGCTCTTCTCGCCACTATGCTGGTCGCTCGTTCCAAATTTTCCGGGCACTCAAACAACCTCTGACTCCTGCTACACTGTCTGACATTCTTTCTCGGCTTGTTGAGACTGTAGGAGACCCAGGGGAGGAGGCTCAG gGCTTTGTCATTGAACTACTCCTGACACTGGAGTCAGGTATTGATACATTAGCCGACACGGTCAAAAACTATGACCTCCTCACTGCTTTATCACA AACCTCTACTCGGGATCACTTGTTGGGGCCTAAGTTTGCTGCCAACAGGAAAAGTACAGGCCAACTGAACCTCAACAGCAGTGGCCTCCTCCATTATGTCCACACTCGTAGCAACTCGCTTCGTGCCAGCTTGATGGGTGAACGGAAAGCTGACAGACGTAGGTGTAACACCTTAGACATAGCAGACCGACTTGGTGGTAGCCATGGTAACCTGGCACGCACACGGAGCTTATCATCTCTTGGCGGGGGAGGGAATCCATGTGGGGACACCATACCCCCTGTGGACCCTTCAAATCTGATGGCCACAGTGTTCTGGATTGCTGCCTCGTTGCTCGAGTCGGACTATGAGTTTGAGTATCTGCTGGCCCTGCGACTGCTCAACAAGCTGCTTGGCCAGCTACCTCTGGAACgtgctgacagcagagaacGTCTGGAGATGGTCCAAGCCAAGCTGAAGTGGTACAACTTCCCTGGCCTATTGCAGCTCTTCCTGAAGGGCTTCACATCTGCCTCTACTCAGGAGCTTACCATCCACCTGCTCAGCAAGCTCATTAGTGTCTCCAGACATACGTTAGTAGACCCTTCACAAGTAGCAG GTTTTCCTTTGAACATCCTGTGCCTCCTACCACACCTCATTCAGCACTTTGACAGCCCCACTCCTTTCTGTAAGGAGACGGCTGATAAAATAGCCAAGGTGTGTGCAGACGAGAAGTCAGCCACACTGTCCAACCTGGCCCACATGATGAGCCTGTATAGCACGCACAGCTACTCTCGCGACTGCAACAACTGGATCAACGTGGTTTGCCGTTACCTCCATGATGCCTTTGCTGAGAAAACTTTAAACCTGGTCACTTACCTTGCTGAG CTGTTGGAGAAGGGCCTTCCCGGCATGCAGCAGTCCTTGTTACAGATAATCTACAGTCTTCTGAGTCATATTGACCTGTCAGCAGCCCCTGTCAAACAGTTCAATCTTGAGATCATGAAGATTATTGGCAAATATGTACAG agcCCACATTGGAAAGAAGCCCAAAACATTCTGAAGTTGGTTGTGTCTCGATCTGCCAGCCTTGTTGTTCCAGATGATGTGCAGCGCTCTTACAGTACAGAATCATGCGGGTCTCCAGAAATTGCCTTCACACGCATATTTAACAACTCTTCCAAAGAACTGCCTGGGAAGACTCTGGACTTCCACTTTGACATCTCAGAG ACTCCGATTATTGGGCATAAATATGGCGATCAGCGTACTGCAGCAGGCCGCAATGGAAAGCCACAAGTAATCGCTGTAACAAGGAGTACCTCGTCTACATCATCTGGTTCTAACTCCAATGGTCTGGTGCAAGTAAGCTGGAAGAGGCCTCAACTCTCCCAG AGAAGAACCAGAGAGAGGCTGATGAATGTCCTGTCTCTATGTGGTCCAGAATCTGGCATGCCTAAAAATCCATCTGTAAGACTCCTCTCCTACTCTAAGGCCTCAGATAAG GTGGTATTCTCATCCAATGAGGATTTGGACTCATCAGACCAGCAAACTAGTCTTATCCCcacagtggaggaggtggtgagagaagaggaggtgcaaggagaggacacaggcagTGAGCAGCAGTTTGGTGTCTTTAAGGACTTTGACTTCCTAGATGTGGAATTAGAGGATGCTGAG GGGGAGAGCATGGACAACTTCAACTGGGGGGTGCGCCGTCGCTCCCTGGAGAGCATGGACAAAGGAGACACACCGTCTTTGCAGGAGTGCCAGTACACAGGCAGCACGCCAAGCCTCAACCTAACCAACCACGAGGACACAGATGAATCGTCTGAGGAGGAG CTCAACAGTGACTCTGCAACAGATGAAACTGCATCCAACCATGTGGACTCCTTGCAGCAGTCTCAGGAGTCATCCAGCAGTGCTGTGACCGAAGAGGCAACTGTGCTGCCCTCTGTACCATCACTACCACGACTGGATAGCCCAATTTTGGAGATGACCCATTCAGACAGCACCAGCAGCCAGCTGCCTGAG GATGCTGTCAGCATGACGGCAGCCGACGAGCTTAGTAGCAGTGTGAGTGAGGACACTGGGTTCTGCAGCGCCCCCCCTTTGCCTTCTGACCCACCTGAGCTGTGCGATATCCCAGACTCGCAGGACCTTCAAGACACTCAGGACCACCAAGACACCCAGGACCCTCCAGAGGACTTAGAtcctgccccccctcccccaccagCCATAGACACACCACCGGGGTCTCTTTGTGAGGAAGAGCCCCAAACAGTgctgcctctgtgtctgcacATACCGCCAGATACAAATCCTGATCTCGATCCTGATAGCACCTGTGGCTCTGTTTGGGAAGAAGATGTGACACAGGCCCTGAAGGAGCTGGATGAGCgttgtgaggaagaggaggcagactTCTCTGGCATGTCTAG tcaaGATGAAGGTGACGCAGACGGTTTCCCAGAGATCCAGGCCTCTCCGCCCCCTTCGCCATTCCTCTCTGCCATTCTGGCAGCATTCCAGCCTGTTGCCTATGACAATGAGGAGGATGCTTGGCGTTGTCATGTCAACCAGATGTTGTCAGACACAGATGGGTCTTCTGCTGTTTACACATTCCACGTGTTCTCTCGACTATTTCAG GGTATTCAGAGAAAATTTGGCTCCATTACACATGCATCTGTTCGCTTTCTTGGGGAAAGGCTCCAACGAATGGGTAATCAGTTCCTCAGCTCCCTGGAAGTCATGACATCTTGTTCACAGTGTCCTACTGTGCTTCTGGATGCAGAGACG CTGGTCTCTTGTGGACTGTTGGAGACTCTGAAGTTTAGTGTGCTGGAGTTGCAGGAACATCTGGACACCTACAATGCcaagagagaagcagcagagctt tGGCTAGAGAACTGCAGGAAAACATTTGGCGACAAAGACAGCAACCAACGACCCAACACTCATGCACAG CAAATGGAAAATCTAGCA gagctGGAGTTATGTCGGAGGCTCTATAAACTGcactttcagctgctgctgctgtttcaggcCTACTGTAAGCTCATCAGCAGGGTGGACACTATCaagagagaagcagag GTGACCAACATGTCTGAAGAGCTCACTATCTTGGAGAGCTGCCTGAAGGAggcagaaacaggaaatgatggCCAGGAAGATGTGTGCATGTCAGACAATGCTCAGACCAACACAGAGACAGCAATCCAGTCACTGATTGAAACTCTTAGAGCCAGAGACTTCAGTTCTGCACTCACACAGGTCAAAGTCTTCAG GTCTCTGTGGCCCAATGATATCTTCGGCAATGAGACTGATAATGCAGTCCAGACCCTTCTGCACATCTACTTTCGTCACCAGACGCTTGGCCAGACAGGCTGCTTAGCAGTGGTGGGCCCCAACAGAGACTTGTCTCAGGCTAGCACCCGCCTCATGGAGCTGAACCTGCAGATCCGGGAGGCTCTGAGTCAGGCACAAGCCTGCCAGGCCCACACCACCATGGTCAGCACTGGACTGTGA